Proteins from one Thermobifida alba genomic window:
- a CDS encoding acetyl-CoA carboxylase encodes MASTRVIASPVSGHFYRRPRPDQPPFVEEGQRVEAGQTIGVIETAKQFTEVKSVSSGTLAEFAVPDERMLSQGETIARIVEE; translated from the coding sequence ATGGCCAGCACACGTGTGATCGCGTCCCCCGTCTCCGGGCACTTCTACCGGCGTCCCCGTCCCGACCAGCCGCCCTTCGTCGAGGAGGGGCAGCGCGTCGAGGCCGGGCAGACCATCGGGGTGATCGAGACGGCCAAGCAGTTCACCGAGGTCAAGTCGGTCTCTTCGGGCACGCTCGCCGAGTTCGCGGTGCCGGACGAGCGGATGCTGTCGCAAGGGGAGACCATCGCGCGCATCGTGGAGGAGTAG